A window of Cryptomeria japonica chromosome 3, Sugi_1.0, whole genome shotgun sequence contains these coding sequences:
- the LOC131034813 gene encoding probable pectinesterase 15, with protein sequence MSFCHSCLIMLLIYVLQCSFCSELVVGVDKLVKWTKKIHSSQWVLESDIPVSKYILVDSVGNGDFKTVQSAVDVVPINNLEWVYIQINAGLYREKVVIPYNKPYIIFQGAGKENTVIAWGEAADADGSTADSATFSSFASNFIAEGMGFKNSAPQAPPGANGKQAVAALVAGDMAAFYQCGFYGAQDTLFDYQGRHYFKNCYIEGSIDFIFGHGQSTYKQCELYAIAQGDNLPGAISAQNRPSTQEDSGFIFIACKISGSGQVFLGRAWGAYSRVIYAYTYMENIIMPQGWDDWGLVERHRSVEYGQYKCYGPGANTTDRVKWSRELTDQEVQPFLDLSFIDGIEWLHEF encoded by the exons ATGAGTTTCTGCCATTCCTGTCTTATAATGTTATTGATATATGTACTACAATGTAGCTTCTGTTCTGAGCTTGTTGTAGGAGTAGATAAGTTAGTAAAATGGACAAAGAAAATCCATTCCAGTCAATGGGTATTAGAATCCGATATACCAGTGTCCAAATATATTTTAGTGGATAGTGTAGGAAATGGGGACTTCAAGACAGTGCAGTCTGCAGTGGATGTTGTCCCCATTAATAATCTGGAATGGGTTTACATTCAAATCAATGCAGGACTCTATCG AGAAAAGGTGGTGATACCATACAATAAACCATATATCATCTTTCAGGGAGCTGGAAAAGAAAATACTGTAATAGCATGGGGTGAAGCTGCTGATGCAGACGGTAGTACTGCTGACAGTGCAACTTTCTCATCCTTTGCATCTAATTTTATAGCCGAGGGTATGGGTTTCAAG AATTCAGCTCCTCAAGCACCCCCAGGTGCCAACGGTAAACAAGCAGTGGCTGCATTGGTAGCAGGTGACATGGCAGCGTTTTATCAATGTGGGTTCTATGGAGCACAGGATACGCTCTTTGACTATCAGGGGAGGCATTACTTCAAGAACTGTTATATTGAAGGATCAATTGATTTTATCTTTGGCCATGGCCAATCTACATATAAG CAATGTGAGCTCTATGCCATTGCACAGGGAGACAATTTACCTGGAGCCATAAGCGCACAAAATCGACCCAGTACCCAGGAAGATAGTGGTTTCATTTTCATTGCCTGTAAAATCAGTGGTAGCGGCCAAGTTTTTCTGGGAAGGGCATGGGGTGCTTATTCTCGAGTGATATATGCATATACTTACATGGAAAATATAATCATGCCCCAAGGATGGGATGATTGGGGTTTGGTTGAAAGGCACAG GAGCGTTGAGTATGGTCAATACAAGTGCTATGGGCCAGGTGCTAACACTACAGATAGAGTAAAATGGTCTCGAGAACTTACAGATCAAGAAGTCCAACCATTCTTAGACTTAAGTTTCATTGATGGAATAGAATGGCTTCATGAATTTTGA